A single genomic interval of Helianthus annuus cultivar XRQ/B chromosome 6, HanXRQr2.0-SUNRISE, whole genome shotgun sequence harbors:
- the LOC110876571 gene encoding uncharacterized protein LOC110876571 — protein MNKVNNTPYQQNVDLYYRGSMIPKTTSSKTAFSAESSNTVTQEKQSSSSSPSSGYHGGSSSSFLGNQQHQNVPKNVFQCNIAVNLNNAQNFNEETAKQQMVFLASILESYESLVAGKIGNTNLKKEDYDQIDPQEMELIDIRWCMASVIRRAQRFMEITGRNSIGGPSTKLGFNKSKVTCFKSKQKGHFKRECRNSAADETTNPFHDDYYKKAVYHRKREEPSRMKQIEETPKEKSRALAVIQDDEGFDWSEFLLEDDAVGFAFMAQIHPNKDTRTEEQKYNYRKVLASNMKDKIYRAWKEAKRANRWDPDHECYLDSKGNIIVEPSSVTLETLKESLKKPDKMADKVLMAKELEVDSKSASESTSKVSNSGSNNESGKTDGTKTESDCKNCMKECKVCSTHAYFTLKKTQDLVEKVEMVEKQILNRDKLLRASNERIKELTERIEKDKTNVERFKKENEKLIHENRQISENYEKLKRTIKDSDERNGKTYKEIVHLSEVLQAKERQINQQLDEIANLKLHFQEAKIENERINLKLSSYSSASFVLQHIVPKPIGKNKAGEDVYSDGTGVGYH, from the exons atgaacAAAGTTAACAACACCCCATATCAACAGAATGTTGATCTCTACTATAGGGGTAGTATGATTCCGAAAACCACTTCatcgaaaactgcattttctgctgaaaGCTCAAACACGGTAACTCAAGAAAAGCAAAGCAGCAGTTCATCACCCAGCAGTGGTTATCATGGAggttcttcttcatcttttttagGGAATCAACAACATCAAAATGttcccaaaaatgtgtttcaatGCAATATAGCTGTGAACCTGAACAATGCTCAAAACTTTAATGAAGAGACAGCTAAACAACAAATGGTGTTTCTTGCTTCGATCTTAGAATCATATGAAAGTCTGGTCGCCGGAAAAATCGGAAATACAAATCTGaaaaaagaagattatgaccagattgatccCCAAGAGATGGAATTAATCGATATACGTTGGTGCATGGCTAGCGTAATCAGGAGAGCACAACGGTTTATGGAGATCACGGGAAGAAATTCCATTGGGGGACCTTCGACAAAGTTGGGTTTTAATAAATCTAAAGTGACGTGCTTCAAAAGTAAACaaaaggggcacttcaagcgagaatgcagaaactcaGCAGCGGATGAAACAACTAATCCTTTTCATGACGACTACTATAAGAAAGCTGTTTATCACCGAAAACGCGAAGAGCCGTCCAGAATGAAACAAATCGAGGAGACTCCAAAGGAGAAATCGAGAGCTTTAGCTGTGATTCAAGATGACGAAGGTTTCGATTGGAGTGAGTTCTTGCTAGAAGATGATGCAGTTGGCTTTGCATTCATGGCACAAATTCATCCAAATAAAGATACACGAACTGAAGAGCAAAAATACAACTATCGGAAGGTGTTAGCTTCAAATATGAAGGATAAAATCTATAGAGCTTGGAAAGAAGCgaaaagagcaaatagatgggatcctgATCATGAGTGCTATTTGGATTCGAAAGGCAACATCATTGTAGAACCATCATCAGTCACACTCGAAACTCTCAAAGAATCTTTAAA AAAACCTGACAAAATGGCCGACAAAGTGCTTATGGCAAAGGAACTAGAGGTAGATTCCAAATCCGCGTCTGAGTCAACAAGCAAGGTCAGTAATAGTGGTTCAAACAATGAATCAGGTAAGACTGATGGCACGAAAACAGAGagtgattgcaaaaattgcatgaaagaatGCAAAGTTTGCAGCACACATGCGTATTTCACACTCAAAAAGACCCAAGATCTGGTTGAAAAAGTAGAAATGGTTGAAAAACAAATCTTAAATCGAGATAAACTGCTCAGAGCTTCAAATGAAAGAATAAAAGAATTAACAGAAAGgattgaaaaagataaaactaATGTTGAACGCTTTAAGAAAGAAAATGAGAAGTTAATTCATGAAAACAGACAAATTTCTGAAAATTATGAGAAGCTGAAAAGAACAATAAAAGATTCTGATGagcgaaatggtaaaacttacaAAGAAATTGTTCATTTGTCCGAAGTTCTTCAAGCAAAAGAAAGGCAAATCAACCAGCAGTTGGATGAGATCGCAAATCTTAAGCTTCACTTTCAAGAagctaagattgagaatgaaagaatcaatCTGAAATTGAGCAGTTACAGCTCCGCGAGCTTTGTTCTTCAACACATAGTTCCTAAACCAATTGGGAAGAACAAAGCTGGTGAAGATGTATACTCGGATGGAACGGGAGTGGGTTATCATTAA